One region of Candidatus Poribacteria bacterium genomic DNA includes:
- a CDS encoding formylglycine-generating enzyme family protein, producing the protein MPQGAFIMGTDIEPFYGTALVNSEHAKLDEAPMHVRFLDAFLIEQYPVTNAEYAAFVAATDHPPPVHWKNGNFTPEDANLPVVHVSWHDSNAYAQWAGKRLPTEAEWEKACRGPDGRIYPWGNIFIPDESESTETPPETLQILTASLTSVGTRPVTASPYGVGEAAGNVWEWTADWYQPYPNPKHEKTEQATPEKQKALRGGSWLEVRDSTAERYFRCANRLHAPPNYSAGNIGFRCVGEVLPGQAESVHVPVEPLIDYIKKKKLANLQLLQKRAQRNSFKDALIAFVLIGGAIYSVAVNPDLMLGGTIVGMIGVGFLFTASVNFWRRWRAAQRAKQVASENFLISH; encoded by the coding sequence CAGAACACGCGAAACTTGATGAGGCACCGATGCACGTTCGCTTTCTGGATGCATTTCTCATTGAACAATATCCTGTGACGAATGCCGAATACGCAGCTTTTGTAGCAGCAACGGATCATCCGCCGCCGGTACATTGGAAAAACGGTAACTTTACGCCTGAGGACGCGAACCTCCCGGTTGTCCACGTCAGTTGGCACGATAGCAATGCGTATGCCCAATGGGCAGGCAAGCGGCTCCCCACAGAAGCAGAATGGGAAAAAGCGTGTCGGGGTCCCGATGGCAGGATTTATCCATGGGGCAATATCTTCATTCCCGATGAATCCGAGTCCACAGAAACTCCGCCTGAAACTTTACAGATCTTGACAGCGTCCCTTACGTCCGTAGGCACCCGACCTGTCACAGCAAGTCCTTACGGGGTCGGCGAAGCTGCTGGGAACGTGTGGGAATGGACTGCTGACTGGTATCAACCATATCCTAATCCAAAACACGAAAAAACAGAACAGGCAACTCCTGAAAAACAGAAAGCCTTACGCGGTGGTTCATGGTTGGAAGTGCGCGATAGCACAGCAGAACGCTACTTTCGATGCGCCAACCGTTTACATGCACCACCAAACTATAGTGCCGGAAATATCGGATTTCGCTGTGTCGGAGAGGTGCTACCCGGACAAGCCGAGTCGGTGCATGTTCCCGTAGAGCCACTTATTGACTATATCAAAAAAAAGAAACTCGCCAATCTACAACTCCTTCAGAAACGGGCACAAAGAAACAGTTTTAAAGATGCCCTGATTGCCTTCGTTCTCATCGGAGGCGCAATTTATAGCGTCGCGGTAAATCCTGACTTGATGTTAGGCGGTACGATCGTCGGCATGATTGGTGTAGGGTTCCTTTTTACTGCAAGCGTGAATTTTTGGCGGAGATGGCGCGCCGCCCAGCGAGCGAAGCAGGTGGCGTCCGAAAATTTTCTAATTTCTCATTAA
- a CDS encoding phytanoyl-CoA dioxygenase family protein, whose product MNPLCLEHCLTETEKQHFEENGFLVVEDAIPQEMVEKLIAAVDRVGAEYLGKDELPPDARFNLLDFVGRDESFIELLDWHTTFPKVWGILGWNIKLYHSHLIVLPPLPSEEHDKQKRLGWHQDSGRLNIELEGNPRPRVSLKVAYFLTDTSVPGRGNFSAIPGSHRLNKVEMPEDSTADPENATPIFAKPGTAVFFDRRLWHAAGRNTSDTMRKVLFYGYSYRWLQPRDDMTVEHVMEHSDPIRQQILGKSTGGMGYTSPGEKDVPLRTWIQENLGSEAVVH is encoded by the coding sequence ATGAATCCGCTATGTTTAGAACACTGTTTGACCGAAACAGAAAAACAGCATTTTGAGGAAAACGGCTTTTTGGTCGTTGAAGATGCCATCCCGCAAGAGATGGTTGAGAAGTTAATTGCCGCTGTTGATCGCGTCGGTGCTGAGTACTTGGGCAAAGACGAACTCCCACCCGACGCACGTTTCAACCTCCTTGACTTCGTGGGTAGAGATGAGAGTTTTATCGAGTTGCTGGATTGGCACACAACGTTCCCAAAAGTGTGGGGAATTTTAGGATGGAACATCAAACTCTACCATTCACATCTAATCGTGCTACCACCGCTGCCATCCGAAGAACATGATAAACAGAAACGACTCGGATGGCACCAAGACAGTGGAAGACTCAACATTGAATTGGAAGGTAACCCGCGCCCGCGTGTATCGCTGAAAGTCGCCTACTTCTTGACGGATACATCCGTACCGGGACGGGGTAATTTCTCCGCAATACCGGGCAGCCACCGACTAAACAAGGTAGAAATGCCAGAAGACAGCACCGCGGACCCTGAGAACGCCACACCTATATTCGCGAAACCAGGAACCGCTGTCTTTTTCGATCGGAGACTCTGGCACGCAGCAGGACGTAATACCTCCGACACCATGCGCAAGGTACTTTTCTACGGCTATAGTTACCGCTGGCTCCAACCTCGCGATGATATGACAGTGGAACACGTCATGGAGCACTCCGATCCAATTCGACAGCAGATTTTGGGTAAAAGCACGGGCGGTATGGGGTATACCTCTCCGGGGGAAAAAGATGTCCCACTCCGAACATGGATTCAGGAAAACCTCGGTTCCGAAGCGGTCGTACACTAA